Proteins from a single region of Caloramator sp. E03:
- a CDS encoding NADH-quinone oxidoreductase subunit NuoF, with product MGGFNVPNYRMNILICGGTGCKASGSSEVVETFEKEIEKAGLQNEIQVITTGCFGFCEKGPIVKITPDNVFYIEINKDKATKIVNEHIIKGRVVEEFLYKEPISEEILHEQTEMPFYKKQLRIALRNCGFIDLENIYEYIAADGYQALGKVLTEMTPEQVIDEIKRSGLRGRGGGGFPTGVKWEMTRKSNSDQKYVICNADEGDPGAFMDRSILEGDPHSVLEAMAICGYCIGADKGYIYIRAEYPLAIQRLRIAIKQAYELGLLGKNILGTNFNFDIDLKYGAGAFICGEETALINSIEGGRGEPTVKPPFPAQKGLWKKPTNINNVETFANICPIILKGADWFKSIGTEKSKGTKVFALAGKVNNVGLVEVPMGLTLREIIYDLGGGIKEGKKFKAVQTGGPSGGCIPVQHLDTPIDYDTLTQIGSMMGSGGMIVMDEDDCMVNIAKFYLEFTCDESCGRCTPCRVGNTRMLEILNEITEGKGTMEHLEELKELGQIIKDTSLCGLGQTSPNPVLSTMNFFWDEYVAHVKDKTCPAGVCTALLKYYILPEKCVGCTACAKVCPTNAISGEVRKTHVIDREKCIKCGACMATCRFNAITRR from the coding sequence ATGGGAGGTTTTAATGTGCCTAATTATAGAATGAATATACTTATATGTGGTGGAACGGGATGCAAAGCATCAGGTTCTTCTGAAGTTGTTGAAACCTTTGAAAAAGAAATAGAAAAGGCTGGATTGCAAAATGAAATTCAAGTTATAACTACAGGATGTTTTGGCTTTTGTGAAAAGGGCCCAATAGTTAAGATTACGCCTGATAATGTGTTTTATATTGAAATTAACAAAGACAAGGCAACTAAAATTGTTAACGAGCACATTATAAAGGGTAGAGTAGTTGAAGAATTTTTATATAAAGAGCCAATTAGCGAAGAAATTCTTCACGAGCAAACAGAGATGCCTTTTTATAAAAAACAGCTAAGAATAGCATTAAGAAATTGTGGTTTTATTGATCTAGAAAATATTTACGAATATATAGCAGCAGATGGATACCAGGCACTTGGTAAGGTTTTAACTGAAATGACTCCAGAGCAGGTAATTGATGAAATAAAAAGAAGCGGACTTAGAGGAAGAGGAGGAGGAGGTTTCCCAACTGGAGTAAAGTGGGAAATGACAAGAAAATCTAATTCCGATCAAAAATATGTTATATGTAATGCAGATGAAGGTGATCCAGGAGCTTTTATGGATAGAAGTATTCTTGAGGGGGATCCACATTCCGTACTTGAAGCAATGGCTATTTGTGGATACTGCATTGGGGCAGATAAAGGGTATATCTATATAAGAGCAGAATATCCTCTTGCTATACAAAGGCTTAGAATAGCAATAAAGCAAGCCTACGAGCTTGGGCTGCTTGGGAAAAATATACTTGGTACAAATTTTAATTTTGATATAGATCTAAAATATGGTGCGGGAGCATTTATTTGTGGTGAAGAAACAGCTTTAATAAATTCAATTGAGGGTGGACGTGGGGAACCTACTGTAAAGCCTCCATTTCCTGCACAAAAAGGGCTTTGGAAAAAGCCTACAAATATTAATAACGTAGAAACATTTGCAAATATATGCCCGATTATTTTAAAAGGAGCAGATTGGTTTAAATCTATCGGAACAGAAAAAAGCAAAGGTACAAAGGTATTTGCACTTGCAGGTAAAGTAAATAATGTAGGGCTTGTAGAAGTTCCTATGGGACTTACTTTAAGAGAAATAATATATGACCTTGGTGGAGGAATAAAAGAGGGTAAAAAATTCAAAGCAGTTCAGACTGGTGGGCCTTCAGGAGGATGCATACCTGTACAGCATCTTGATACACCTATAGATTACGATACCCTAACACAAATAGGTTCTATGATGGGTTCTGGTGGAATGATAGTTATGGATGAGGATGACTGCATGGTAAATATTGCTAAATTCTATCTTGAGTTTACATGTGATGAATCCTGTGGAAGATGTACTCCTTGTAGAGTTGGTAATACAAGGATGCTTGAAATATTGAATGAAATTACAGAAGGTAAAGGTACAATGGAACATCTTGAGGAATTAAAGGAGCTAGGGCAAATAATTAAAGACACATCGCTTTGTGGACTTGGTCAAACATCTCCTAACCCTGTTTTAAGTACAATGAATTTCTTTTGGGATGAATATGTAGCCCATGTAAAGGATAAAACATGTCCTGCAGGCGTTTGTACTGCACTATTAAAATATTACATATTACCTGAAAAATGCGTTGGGTGCACAGCATGTGCAAAAGTATGCCCTACAAATGCTATTTCAGGTGAGGTTAGAAAAACTCATGTTATTGATAGAGAAAAGTGTATAAAGTGTGGAGCATGTATGGCTACATGTAGATTTAATGCTATAACTAGAAGGTAA
- a CDS encoding NADH-dependent [FeFe] hydrogenase, group A6, with the protein MKMVNLTINGMKISVPEGTTILEAAKKVNVHIPTLCYLDLHDIKMVNRTASCRVCVVEVEGRRNLAPACATEALEGMVVRTDTPRAIKARRTVVELLLSDHPTDCLVCEKNTQCELQQLAADLGIRTIRYKGKMSTYPKDTSSESIYRNLDKCIMCRRCETMCNEVQTCNVYSAVDRGFETVVSPAFGLQMIDTQCTFCGQCVAVCPTAALTQMSHVSKVWGVLSDPDKYVIVQTAPAIRVALGEKFGMEPGSIVTGKMVAALKRLGFKKVFDTDFAADVTILEEAHEFIDRLQNGGRLPILTSCCPSWVKFIEHQFPDLLDIPSTCKSPHIMFGTIAKTYLAEKLGIDPEKMVVVSIMPCLAKKYEVIRPELKHEGKKNVDLVITTRELAAMIKEAGIDFTSLPDEDFDDPLGESTGASVIFGTTGGVIEAALRTAYEWLTNKPLENVEFQSVRGLDGLKEATININGQDIRIGVAHGLGNARKLLESIQKGESKYHAIEIMACPGGCIDGGGQPYHFGNLEVVKKRMEAIYKEDRNKKIRKSHENPAVLKMYEEYIGEIGGEKAHRLLHTHYTKREKI; encoded by the coding sequence ATAAAAATGGTCAATTTAACGATAAATGGAATGAAAATTTCTGTGCCTGAAGGGACAACAATTTTAGAGGCTGCAAAAAAGGTAAACGTACATATTCCAACTTTATGTTATTTAGATTTACATGATATTAAAATGGTAAATAGAACAGCATCATGTAGGGTTTGTGTTGTGGAAGTGGAAGGAAGGCGCAATCTTGCTCCAGCCTGTGCTACTGAAGCTTTGGAAGGAATGGTAGTAAGGACAGATACACCAAGAGCTATAAAAGCAAGAAGAACAGTAGTTGAGCTTTTACTATCAGATCATCCAACGGATTGCTTAGTTTGTGAAAAAAATACTCAATGTGAGCTTCAGCAACTTGCTGCAGATTTGGGAATAAGAACTATAAGATATAAAGGCAAAATGTCAACATATCCCAAAGATACCTCAAGTGAGTCAATTTATAGAAATCTTGATAAATGTATAATGTGCAGAAGATGTGAAACTATGTGTAACGAAGTTCAAACCTGTAATGTCTACTCTGCTGTAGATAGAGGCTTTGAAACAGTGGTTTCACCTGCATTTGGGCTTCAAATGATAGATACCCAGTGCACTTTTTGTGGTCAGTGTGTTGCTGTTTGCCCAACAGCAGCATTAACACAAATGAGCCATGTTTCTAAGGTATGGGGGGTACTTTCAGATCCTGATAAATATGTTATAGTTCAAACAGCCCCGGCAATTAGGGTAGCACTTGGAGAGAAATTCGGTATGGAACCGGGAAGTATTGTAACCGGCAAAATGGTTGCAGCATTAAAAAGACTAGGATTTAAAAAGGTCTTTGATACAGATTTTGCTGCAGATGTAACTATTTTAGAGGAAGCCCATGAATTTATAGATAGACTCCAAAATGGAGGAAGGCTTCCTATTTTAACAAGTTGCTGCCCAAGCTGGGTTAAGTTCATAGAGCATCAATTTCCTGATTTACTTGATATACCTTCAACCTGCAAATCTCCTCACATAATGTTTGGGACAATAGCAAAGACGTATTTGGCTGAAAAATTGGGAATTGATCCTGAAAAGATGGTTGTTGTTTCTATAATGCCATGCCTTGCAAAAAAATATGAGGTAATAAGACCAGAATTAAAACACGAAGGTAAGAAAAATGTTGATTTGGTAATAACAACCAGGGAACTTGCTGCTATGATAAAAGAAGCTGGAATAGATTTTACAAGTCTTCCTGATGAAGATTTTGATGACCCACTTGGAGAATCAACAGGTGCATCAGTAATTTTCGGTACAACTGGAGGAGTTATTGAAGCAGCCTTAAGAACAGCTTATGAATGGCTTACAAATAAGCCTCTTGAAAATGTTGAATTTCAAAGTGTTAGAGGATTAGATGGATTAAAAGAAGCTACGATTAATATAAATGGTCAAGATATTAGGATAGGAGTAGCTCATGGTCTTGGAAATGCAAGAAAATTGCTTGAATCCATACAAAAGGGAGAGTCAAAGTATCATGCAATAGAGATAATGGCTTGTCCTGGAGGATGCATTGATGGAGGAGGGCAGCCATATCATTTTGGTAACTTAGAAGTTGTTAAAAAGAGAATGGAAGCAATATATAAGGAAGATAGAAATAAAAAAATTAGAAAATCCCATGAAAATCCTGCTGTATTAAAAATGTATGAAGAATATATTGGAGAGATTGGAGGAGAAAAAGCACACAGACTTCTTCATACACATTATACAAAAAGAGAAAAAATATAA
- a CDS encoding DUF1015 domain-containing protein yields the protein MAVLRAFKAIRPIKDLAHKVAALPYDVLNSEEAKAIASNNPYSFLHIDKAEIDFQEDIYIYDKRVYEKARDNLNDFIKKGIFIEENKPCLYLYRLTMEGRSQIGIVGCTSIDDYLNNIIKKHEHTRQDKEEDRINHVDYCNANTGPIFLTYKDNEEINDIVDKWTKKSPLYDFTSDDNIKHTVWVIDDDTTICKLIDLFSKINNIYIADGHHRAASAVKVGLKRRSENANYNKDAEFNYFLSVLFPSSHLYIMDYNRVVKDLNGLSIDEFLNMVTGKFYITLYEKSEPFKPQEKHTFGMYINNKWFILKAKEGTFDESNPIEKLDVSILQNNLLRPILGIDDPRTSDRIDFIGGIRGLKELEKKANKFNGVAFSMYPTTIDDLMDIADVGEVMPPKSTWFEPKLRSGLFIHKL from the coding sequence ATGGCAGTTTTAAGAGCATTTAAGGCAATAAGACCTATAAAGGATTTAGCTCACAAAGTAGCAGCCCTTCCCTACGACGTTTTAAACAGTGAGGAAGCAAAAGCTATAGCTAGTAACAATCCTTATTCATTTTTGCATATTGATAAGGCTGAAATAGACTTTCAAGAAGATATTTATATATATGATAAAAGAGTATATGAAAAAGCACGAGATAATTTAAATGATTTCATAAAAAAAGGTATATTTATTGAAGAGAATAAACCATGTCTATATTTATACCGTCTAACAATGGAGGGTAGAAGTCAAATAGGAATAGTTGGCTGCACCTCAATAGATGATTATTTAAATAATATAATAAAAAAACATGAACACACAAGACAAGATAAAGAAGAAGATAGGATAAACCATGTTGATTATTGTAATGCAAATACTGGCCCTATATTTTTAACATATAAAGATAATGAAGAAATAAATGATATAGTAGATAAATGGACAAAAAAATCACCTTTATATGATTTTACAAGCGATGATAATATAAAACATACAGTTTGGGTAATAGATGATGATACTACTATTTGCAAGTTAATTGATTTATTTAGTAAAATTAATAATATTTATATTGCTGATGGTCATCACAGAGCAGCCTCTGCTGTTAAGGTAGGCTTAAAAAGGCGTAGTGAAAATGCTAACTATAATAAAGATGCAGAATTTAATTATTTCTTATCAGTTCTTTTTCCAAGCTCGCATCTTTATATAATGGACTATAATAGGGTTGTTAAGGATTTAAATGGTCTTTCAATTGACGAATTTTTAAATATGGTTACTGGAAAATTTTATATAACATTATATGAAAAATCTGAACCTTTTAAGCCTCAAGAAAAGCATACCTTTGGTATGTATATAAATAATAAATGGTTCATATTAAAGGCAAAGGAAGGAACCTTTGATGAAAGCAATCCTATAGAAAAACTTGATGTTTCAATACTTCAAAATAATCTTTTAAGACCTATACTTGGAATTGATGACCCAAGAACCAGTGATAGAATAGATTTTATAGGTGGAATAAGAGGATTAAAAGAACTTGAAAAGAAAGCTAATAAATTTAATGGAGTTGCTTTTTCTATGTATCCTACAACAATTGATGATTTAATGGATATTGCAGACGTTGGAGAAGTTATGCCTCCAAAATCTACATGGTTTGAACCTAAATTAAGAAGTGGGCTATTTATTCATAAGCTATAA
- a CDS encoding D-2-hydroxyacid dehydrogenase, which yields MVRILISDGLDDDAIDLLKQKNYEVVCEHYEPEILLEKIKDFNCLVVRSATKVRKPLIDKSLESKNLKLIIRGGVGVDNIDVEYAENNGIAVRNTPSASSISVAELTLCHMLALSRFLHISNVTMRDNKWEKKKYEGTELFGKTLGLIGFGRIAREVAKRAYCLGMNIIYYDILGKAEGYDEYEFCSFDDVLKKSDYVSLHIPYDEKSGTVIGKRELSLMKNTAFLINCARGGVVDESALLDALNNNVIAGAGLDVFEEEPSKNEALINHPQVSVTPHIGASTVEAQKRIGFEIVDIIDSFFN from the coding sequence ATGGTTAGAATTCTTATTTCAGACGGACTTGACGATGATGCAATAGATTTATTAAAACAAAAAAACTATGAAGTTGTTTGTGAACACTACGAGCCTGAAATATTACTTGAAAAAATAAAGGATTTTAACTGTTTAGTTGTACGATCAGCAACTAAAGTAAGGAAACCATTAATTGATAAATCTTTGGAAAGTAAGAACTTAAAACTTATAATAAGAGGTGGTGTAGGTGTTGATAATATAGATGTTGAGTATGCAGAAAATAACGGTATTGCAGTAAGGAATACGCCTTCTGCAAGCAGCATTTCCGTTGCTGAGCTCACTCTATGCCACATGCTTGCACTAAGCAGGTTTCTTCACATATCAAATGTAACTATGCGAGATAATAAATGGGAAAAGAAAAAATATGAAGGTACTGAGCTTTTTGGTAAAACTCTTGGTCTTATAGGTTTTGGAAGAATAGCAAGAGAAGTAGCTAAAAGAGCTTATTGTTTAGGCATGAATATAATTTACTATGATATATTAGGTAAAGCTGAAGGATATGATGAATATGAATTCTGTAGCTTCGATGATGTACTAAAAAAATCTGATTATGTATCTCTTCATATTCCTTACGATGAAAAAAGTGGCACAGTTATAGGTAAGAGGGAACTTTCATTGATGAAAAATACAGCCTTTCTTATAAATTGTGCAAGAGGTGGGGTTGTTGATGAATCTGCACTCCTTGATGCTTTAAATAATAATGTAATTGCTGGTGCAGGATTAGATGTATTTGAAGAAGAACCTTCAAAAAATGAAGCTCTAATAAATCATCCTCAAGTTTCTGTAACACCTCATATAGGTGCTTCAACAGTAGAGGCACAAAAGAGAATTGGTTTTGAAATTGTTGATATTATAGATAGTTTTTTCAATTAA
- a CDS encoding Sir2 family NAD-dependent protein deacetylase, which yields MKLVALTGAGISKPSGIPTFEEMGDLRQKLSRDYFESNPENFYDILLKMKEKIDMAMPNPAHIALAKYDIPIVTMNIDGLHKKALSKNVIEIHGNLEYVECKKCKKTFDFNIVKKRIYCDECESLLQPNVVLYGDMIPLYFNAVELIATTNELLVVGTSFYTSTSSDLVYIARNAGAKVTIINDRAEEKLPEYLKNIFGF from the coding sequence ATGAAATTGGTTGCGTTAACAGGTGCTGGGATTTCAAAACCAAGTGGAATTCCAACCTTTGAAGAAATGGGAGATTTAAGACAAAAGTTAAGTAGGGACTACTTTGAAAGTAATCCTGAAAATTTTTATGATATTTTATTAAAGATGAAAGAAAAAATAGATATGGCAATGCCTAATCCAGCACATATTGCTTTGGCAAAATATGATATACCAATTGTTACAATGAACATAGATGGACTACATAAAAAAGCTTTAAGCAAGAATGTGATTGAGATACATGGAAATTTAGAGTATGTAGAATGTAAAAAATGCAAAAAAACTTTTGATTTTAATATAGTAAAGAAAAGAATTTATTGTGATGAATGTGAAAGTTTGCTGCAACCAAATGTAGTTCTTTATGGTGATATGATTCCATTATATTTTAATGCAGTTGAATTAATAGCAACAACCAATGAGTTACTTGTAGTTGGAACTTCTTTTTATACTTCAACATCCTCAGATTTGGTGTATATTGCAAGAAATGCTGGTGCAAAAGTAACTATAATTAATGATAGAGCAGAAGAAAAGTTACCAGAATATCTTAAAAATATATTTGGATTTTGA
- a CDS encoding sulfite exporter TauE/SafE family protein, whose protein sequence is MLKFVQILMIVLGAIIFLLVTKEFTKKFKKGTLEKGNSIVIGFVGIFANFLDTLGIGSFAIETGFFKNFNLVDDRLIPGTLNVGATIPTIFEALIFLTAIKVDPLTLFSMIFSSVLGAIFGAAIVSKLNKKAIQISMGFALIVVALFMLGGLLHIFPSGGNLSGLSGLKIIIALIGNFIIGALNCLGIGNYAPCMALVFALGMNPKVAFPIMMGSAALLMPAASFKFIKEEAHSTKASFIISLLGPIGVLIAAFIVKSLPLGILKWVVVGVLIYTSIAMFKSAKYNEKYVKQDLAA, encoded by the coding sequence ATGTTAAAATTCGTACAAATACTTATGATAGTTCTTGGAGCAATTATTTTTTTATTAGTTACAAAGGAATTTACTAAAAAATTTAAAAAAGGTACTTTAGAAAAAGGTAACTCAATTGTCATCGGCTTTGTAGGTATATTTGCAAATTTCTTAGATACTCTTGGAATAGGTAGTTTTGCTATTGAAACAGGCTTTTTTAAAAACTTTAATCTTGTTGATGACAGACTTATTCCAGGTACTCTAAACGTTGGTGCTACAATACCAACAATATTTGAAGCCTTAATATTTTTAACTGCAATAAAGGTTGACCCTTTAACTCTATTTTCTATGATATTTTCATCAGTTTTAGGAGCAATATTCGGCGCAGCAATAGTATCTAAACTTAATAAAAAAGCCATACAAATTTCTATGGGATTTGCACTGATTGTTGTTGCATTATTCATGCTTGGAGGACTGCTCCATATTTTCCCTTCAGGAGGTAATTTAAGTGGTCTTTCCGGACTTAAAATTATAATAGCACTAATAGGCAACTTTATAATAGGTGCTTTAAATTGCCTTGGAATAGGAAACTATGCCCCTTGTATGGCTCTTGTATTTGCTCTTGGAATGAACCCCAAGGTGGCATTCCCAATAATGATGGGCTCTGCGGCACTTTTAATGCCTGCTGCATCTTTCAAATTCATAAAAGAAGAAGCTCATTCCACAAAGGCATCTTTCATTATATCATTACTTGGACCTATTGGTGTTTTAATAGCAGCATTTATAGTAAAGTCCTTACCCCTTGGAATATTAAAATGGGTAGTAGTCGGAGTATTAATTTACACATCTATTGCAATGTTTAAGTCAGCTAAATACAATGAAAAATATGTTAAACAAGATTTAGCAGCGTAA